A genomic stretch from Anaerolinea thermophila UNI-1 includes:
- the rpoC gene encoding DNA-directed RNA polymerase subunit beta': METKGLTALRISLASPEHIRSWSYGEVLKPETINYRRLRPEKDGLFCEAIFGPTRDYQCYCGKYKNPRYKGIVCDKCGVEVTRSSVRRERMGHIELATPVAHIWYTRRIPSYLGLLLDISRRNLDRVLYFAQYVVTHVDEDARQKALKRLEDEISVSEREQANQINEKIKEIKLDRDRKLNELSQQKSELQARADEQIAMRLEPVIKEGQRLEAALQERMGQTVSKPIVFEAAGMTIVEAGQTVTSAHLSMIQRTVKQRLDELESEVRDQLRRDQEQITMEMERIRAEANEAMEALRNQLEDQAVVSQNQNSRLRDELIELRPFTFLTESRYRELKQRWGQVFRADMGAEAFYDILRRLDLDKLAEDLWHEVRTSKSKQKRKKATIRLKVVEAFRRSGNRPEWMILTVLPVIPPDLRPMVQLDGGRFATSDLNDLYRRVINRNNRLKRLLELGAPDVIVRNEKRMLQEAVDSLIDNSQRGKALSRRGRRELKSLSDMLKGKKGRFRRNLLGKRVDYSGRSVIVVGPKLKLHQCGLPKTMALELYRPFVIAKLVAHNYAANVKGARRFIERNRPEVWEVLEEAIKERPVLLNRAPTLHRLGIQAFEPVLIEGSAIQLHPLVTTAFNADFDGDQMAVHVPLSDKAVWEARNLMLASKNLLKPADGEPIISPSKDMVLGVYYLTMDDGLTNHKGEGRYFADMDEVEMAYHLGQVEVHTHIHLLTETWYEEYEKKDRRLPKPEKRMIKTTVGRVLFNRILPDNVRFRNIVLDKGGVKDLIADVLEVCGQEKTTVVADLIKDIGFEYAMKSGATIAVSDISIPEEKNDILAKAQAEVDQVQRAYRRGLLTEQERNERIIEIWQQTTKIVADTVKRNMDPNGNLSTMALSGATKGGFGPIAQLAGMRGLMADPAGRIIRLPITSNFREGLTTLEYFISTHGARKGLADTALRTADAGYLTRRLVDVAQDIIINELDCGTREGIFIRKADDVAGQSFKERLFGRLTAERVIDPRTGEVLAERDQMLDHELCRRIVAAGVDEVKVRSPMTCELVHGICAKCYGMDLGRGTMVELGAAVGIVAAQSIGEPGTQLTLRTFHTGGVAAGGDITTGLPRVEELFEARRTPKGEAIVSEIAGTVRILQSDRYSDQRLVRVERSELVSDEYEIPEGWQVMVKDEGTVSLGDPIAVLGEASITAQHAGRVRVEENRVIVAYEQRESEEYEIPSTARIVVKDGEHIEAGTPLTEGSLNPHMILKIKGREACQMYLLTEIQKVYRSQGQNINDKHFEVIIRKMMGKVQVLRPGDTNYLPSDYVDRLEIRKVNEELIAMGKQPARYAEVLLGVTKASLNTDSFLSASSFQHTIKVLAGAAIAGMKDNLYGLKENVIIGKLIPAGTGFVHGRFANKQQEKAEEVPSQD, encoded by the coding sequence GTGGAAACCAAGGGTCTCACCGCACTGCGTATCAGTTTGGCTTCGCCGGAACATATTCGTTCCTGGTCTTATGGCGAAGTGTTGAAGCCGGAAACCATCAACTACCGGCGTTTGCGCCCTGAAAAAGATGGGCTGTTTTGTGAAGCCATTTTTGGCCCCACACGTGACTATCAATGTTACTGTGGAAAATACAAAAACCCTCGCTATAAAGGCATTGTTTGTGATAAATGCGGTGTAGAAGTCACCCGTTCCTCGGTGCGCCGCGAACGCATGGGGCATATTGAACTGGCGACGCCGGTGGCTCACATCTGGTACACGCGTCGCATTCCTTCTTACCTGGGGCTGCTGCTGGATATTTCCCGCCGTAACCTGGACCGGGTGTTGTATTTTGCGCAGTATGTGGTTACCCATGTGGATGAAGATGCGCGCCAGAAAGCCCTGAAGCGTCTCGAGGATGAAATCAGCGTTTCGGAACGCGAACAAGCCAATCAAATCAATGAGAAAATCAAAGAGATTAAACTCGACCGTGATCGCAAACTCAACGAACTGAGCCAGCAAAAGAGTGAACTGCAAGCCCGTGCAGATGAACAAATTGCCATGCGGCTTGAACCAGTCATTAAGGAAGGCCAGCGCCTTGAAGCCGCTTTGCAGGAACGCATGGGGCAAACGGTTTCCAAGCCTATTGTGTTCGAAGCCGCGGGAATGACCATCGTGGAGGCTGGGCAAACGGTCACTTCGGCGCATCTTTCCATGATTCAGCGCACGGTGAAACAACGCTTGGACGAACTGGAAAGCGAAGTGCGTGACCAGTTGCGCCGTGATCAGGAACAGATCACCATGGAGATGGAACGCATTCGCGCCGAAGCCAATGAAGCCATGGAAGCCCTGCGCAACCAGTTGGAAGATCAGGCGGTAGTCTCTCAAAATCAGAACTCCCGTCTGCGCGATGAATTAATTGAACTGCGTCCCTTCACCTTCCTCACCGAGAGCCGTTACCGTGAACTCAAACAGCGCTGGGGGCAGGTCTTCCGCGCCGACATGGGGGCTGAAGCCTTCTATGACATTCTTCGGCGTCTGGACCTGGACAAACTGGCGGAAGATTTGTGGCACGAGGTGCGCACGTCCAAGAGCAAGCAGAAGCGCAAGAAAGCCACCATTCGCCTCAAGGTTGTGGAAGCCTTCCGCCGTTCGGGCAATCGTCCTGAATGGATGATTCTGACGGTTCTTCCTGTTATCCCGCCCGACCTGCGTCCCATGGTGCAGTTGGACGGCGGGCGCTTTGCCACTTCTGACCTGAACGACCTGTACCGCCGCGTGATTAACCGCAACAATCGTCTCAAGCGCTTGCTGGAACTGGGGGCTCCGGATGTCATCGTACGCAATGAGAAGCGTATGTTGCAGGAAGCGGTGGACTCACTGATTGACAATTCTCAGCGCGGGAAAGCCCTCTCGCGCCGTGGACGTCGTGAACTCAAGTCTCTCAGCGATATGCTGAAGGGCAAGAAAGGGCGTTTCCGCCGCAACCTGCTGGGTAAGCGCGTGGACTATTCCGGGCGCTCGGTCATTGTCGTGGGTCCGAAACTGAAACTGCACCAGTGCGGTTTGCCCAAGACCATGGCGCTGGAACTCTACCGCCCCTTTGTGATTGCCAAACTGGTGGCTCACAACTACGCTGCCAATGTCAAAGGCGCACGTCGCTTCATTGAGCGCAATCGCCCGGAAGTTTGGGAAGTTTTGGAAGAAGCCATTAAGGAACGCCCGGTGTTGCTTAACCGCGCGCCGACGCTCCACCGTTTGGGTATCCAAGCCTTTGAACCGGTCCTGATTGAAGGGAGCGCCATTCAACTGCATCCGCTGGTGACTACCGCCTTCAACGCGGACTTCGATGGTGACCAGATGGCAGTGCATGTACCGCTTTCCGATAAAGCCGTTTGGGAAGCGCGTAACCTGATGCTGGCTTCCAAGAACCTCCTCAAACCCGCCGATGGCGAGCCGATTATCAGCCCGTCCAAAGACATGGTTCTGGGCGTATATTACCTGACCATGGACGATGGCTTGACCAACCATAAAGGTGAAGGGCGGTACTTTGCCGATATGGACGAAGTGGAAATGGCTTACCATCTCGGTCAGGTGGAGGTGCATACTCACATTCATCTGCTGACCGAAACGTGGTACGAGGAATACGAAAAGAAAGACCGCCGTTTACCCAAGCCGGAGAAGCGCATGATCAAGACCACTGTCGGGCGGGTACTCTTCAACCGCATTTTGCCCGATAACGTACGCTTCCGCAACATTGTGCTGGACAAAGGTGGTGTAAAAGACCTGATTGCCGATGTGCTGGAAGTGTGCGGACAGGAAAAGACCACGGTGGTGGCGGACCTGATCAAAGATATCGGTTTCGAGTATGCCATGAAGTCTGGCGCAACCATTGCGGTTTCAGATATCAGCATTCCCGAAGAGAAAAACGATATTCTGGCAAAAGCACAGGCGGAAGTGGATCAGGTTCAGCGTGCTTACCGGCGCGGCTTGCTTACCGAGCAGGAACGCAACGAGCGTATCATCGAGATCTGGCAACAGACCACCAAAATCGTTGCCGATACGGTCAAACGCAACATGGACCCGAATGGCAACCTCTCCACCATGGCGCTTTCCGGTGCCACGAAAGGTGGTTTTGGCCCCATCGCACAGTTGGCGGGGATGCGTGGTCTGATGGCTGACCCGGCTGGACGCATTATCCGTCTGCCCATTACCTCGAACTTCCGCGAAGGCTTGACCACGCTGGAGTACTTCATCTCCACACACGGTGCACGCAAAGGTCTGGCAGATACTGCCTTGCGTACGGCTGATGCTGGTTACCTGACCCGCCGTCTGGTGGATGTGGCGCAGGATATTATTATCAATGAACTTGACTGCGGCACCAGGGAAGGCATTTTCATCCGCAAAGCCGATGATGTTGCCGGTCAGTCTTTCAAGGAACGCTTGTTTGGACGGCTGACCGCCGAACGGGTCATTGACCCGCGCACTGGTGAGGTGCTTGCCGAGCGCGACCAGATGCTTGATCACGAACTGTGCCGTCGTATCGTCGCCGCGGGTGTGGATGAGGTCAAGGTACGTTCACCCATGACCTGTGAACTGGTGCATGGAATCTGCGCCAAGTGCTACGGTATGGATCTTGGGCGTGGTACGATGGTGGAATTGGGTGCTGCGGTAGGGATTGTTGCGGCTCAATCCATTGGTGAGCCCGGTACCCAGCTGACCCTGCGTACCTTCCACACGGGTGGTGTGGCAGCAGGTGGTGACATTACCACCGGTTTGCCGCGCGTGGAAGAACTCTTTGAAGCCCGTCGCACTCCCAAGGGTGAAGCCATCGTCTCGGAGATTGCCGGTACGGTGCGCATCCTGCAATCGGACCGCTATTCTGATCAGCGTTTGGTGCGTGTGGAACGCAGTGAACTGGTCAGCGACGAATACGAAATTCCTGAGGGCTGGCAGGTGATGGTCAAAGATGAGGGCACGGTCTCTCTGGGTGATCCCATTGCCGTGCTTGGCGAAGCCAGCATTACCGCTCAGCATGCGGGACGGGTGCGCGTTGAAGAAAACCGTGTCATTGTAGCCTACGAACAGCGTGAGAGCGAGGAGTATGAAATTCCCAGTACCGCGCGCATTGTGGTCAAAGATGGCGAACACATCGAAGCAGGTACACCGCTCACCGAAGGGTCGCTCAACCCGCATATGATTCTCAAGATCAAAGGGCGCGAAGCCTGTCAGATGTACCTGTTGACCGAGATTCAGAAGGTATACCGCTCGCAGGGGCAGAACATCAATGACAAGCACTTTGAGGTTATCATTCGTAAGATGATGGGCAAGGTGCAGGTGTTACGACCCGGCGATACCAACTACCTGCCTTCGGATTATGTGGATCGTCTGGAGATTCGCAAGGTCAACGAGGAACTGATTGCCATGGGCAAACAGCCCGCTCGCTATGCAGAAGTCTTGCTGGGTGTCACAAAAGCTTCGTTGAACACTGACTCGTTCCTCTCGGCTTCGTCCTTCCAGCATACCATCAAGGTGTTGGCTGGTGCGGCAATTGCGGGGATGAAGGACAACCTGTACGGCTTGAAGGAAAACGTCATTATTGGCAAACTTATTCCGGCTGGTACCGGGTTTGTCCATGGACGCTTTGCCAATAAACAACAGGAAAAGGCTGAGGAAGTGCCCTCGCAGGATTAG
- a CDS encoding ATP-binding protein, which yields MEFIPGFLRTPSQMIMPNHILGWLGWLGFAGVVLLGLKAVWENPSGILRRRWWFWLILLAMVPVTALTMALRLPGQGVPLPGIPWSVQPMILIFSAFPWVLAAGILGPLPAMLTGAFTGLLLGLFNTNSPFTPLEIAGLALVYSFAVRQRYRTPFFQILRHPLGAGLILAILYSPVYMLAMLFAANGSLAVRLDYAITQTWWIMVARGGEMILASVVGEVLYLTKPLWWGCMGPLLPAPVESSLKTRFYAGTIPLVAVLFITLTVGDWLVAGNAARQLVQDQLASTAQMAAESIPYFLEAGQSLILTLATPDLLKMPSEALEAQLSTRLRSVPFFREMVFVNQEGKVVAAYPQNDIQVVQLSKEEEAGVKLALRGVPSQIYVVPAVEGEPSAQISFLAGVKDGDGIVKAVLVGRTDLVSNPFTQATVHAIQQIQEKFGGTGLFLDENRTVIYPVDEKGISEYSGVIPEAPFQDGLSPDGRRSYVYARQTIGRPWTVLLFVPAEYTQQLALRIAIPLLLILIVISALAFILLRLGLTPVVYLLRELAGQANLIARGDLDRPLPIRGEDEIAHLGHAFEQMRQSLKARLDELNRLLVVSQGVAQNLDIQKAVQPVLHAALQDGACLARVVLIRDVMLEAPETNIVSFGEGKLSLAFAYLDVPLFEFAEQHDMASFPNPARMRRLSLPSGKTLPGALAAIAIRHEGRYFGVLWVAYEQPHAFGDGEIRFLSTLAGQIAVAAASARLYAMAEIGRQRLESVLASSPEPVLVIDEKERLLLLNQAALQVPGLLLMAEPNKPVHEVIAQPDLVTLLKSPLDRRVLSREITFPNNRVYYASVSAVIAEGKPVGRICTLRDITHFKELDQIKSDFVATVSHDLRSPLTLMKGYTTMLQMVGELNEQQKAYVQKIISGVENMSRLVNNLLDLGRIEAGIGLQIEKVMVSQVVDEVLNALQLQATQKQIELEKEWQSTAPVIVEGDRALLQQALYNLVENAIKYTPSGGKVSIRLEERSESLVLKVVDTGIGIAPLDLPRLFEKFYRSGRRESYQQRGSGLGLAIVKSIVERHHGRVWVESQLGKGSTFSVELPLRQPITQPVRG from the coding sequence ATGGAATTCATACCCGGTTTCCTCCGTACCCCATCCCAGATGATTATGCCTAACCATATTCTCGGCTGGTTAGGGTGGTTGGGTTTTGCCGGGGTCGTTTTACTGGGTTTGAAAGCCGTTTGGGAAAATCCGTCCGGTATTTTGCGACGCCGCTGGTGGTTTTGGCTGATTCTTCTTGCCATGGTCCCTGTAACGGCCCTCACCATGGCGCTTCGCCTGCCCGGGCAAGGGGTGCCCTTACCGGGAATCCCCTGGTCGGTTCAGCCCATGATACTTATTTTCAGTGCCTTTCCCTGGGTGCTGGCGGCAGGGATTCTGGGACCCCTTCCGGCAATGCTGACGGGGGCTTTTACCGGTTTGTTGTTGGGGCTTTTCAATACCAACAGCCCCTTCACCCCGCTGGAAATTGCCGGGCTGGCGCTGGTGTATAGTTTTGCAGTTCGTCAGCGTTATCGCACCCCATTTTTCCAGATTTTGCGACATCCATTGGGGGCTGGGTTGATCCTGGCAATACTTTACAGCCCGGTGTACATGCTCGCCATGTTGTTTGCCGCCAATGGCTCGCTGGCAGTCAGGCTGGATTATGCCATTACCCAAACTTGGTGGATCATGGTTGCGCGCGGAGGCGAGATGATCCTTGCCAGTGTGGTGGGGGAGGTGCTTTACCTCACCAAACCCCTCTGGTGGGGGTGTATGGGGCCGCTTCTGCCAGCCCCTGTGGAGAGCAGTTTAAAGACCCGGTTCTATGCTGGCACCATTCCACTTGTAGCGGTTCTGTTTATTACCCTTACAGTGGGTGATTGGCTGGTGGCGGGTAACGCTGCACGTCAACTGGTTCAGGATCAACTGGCGAGCACCGCTCAAATGGCGGCAGAAAGCATTCCCTATTTTCTGGAAGCCGGGCAAAGCCTTATCCTGACGCTGGCGACTCCTGATTTATTGAAGATGCCTTCAGAGGCTTTAGAAGCACAATTATCCACGCGCTTGCGATCAGTCCCGTTCTTCCGGGAGATGGTCTTTGTGAACCAGGAAGGCAAAGTCGTTGCGGCTTACCCGCAAAATGATATTCAGGTTGTGCAGTTGAGTAAGGAAGAGGAAGCCGGGGTCAAACTGGCGTTAAGGGGTGTCCCGTCGCAAATTTATGTTGTACCTGCCGTTGAGGGAGAGCCTTCGGCACAAATTTCTTTCCTTGCCGGAGTTAAGGACGGGGATGGCATTGTTAAGGCAGTTTTGGTGGGGCGTACCGATCTGGTTTCCAATCCCTTTACTCAGGCAACAGTTCATGCCATCCAGCAGATTCAGGAAAAATTTGGCGGCACTGGCTTGTTCCTGGATGAAAACAGGACGGTCATTTACCCTGTGGATGAGAAGGGGATCTCTGAATATTCTGGCGTAATTCCTGAGGCGCCTTTCCAGGATGGACTCTCACCGGATGGCCGGCGCAGTTATGTATATGCCCGCCAAACTATTGGAAGACCCTGGACGGTTTTACTTTTTGTTCCTGCCGAATATACTCAGCAACTGGCATTGCGCATTGCCATTCCACTGCTTCTCATTCTGATTGTAATTTCGGCATTGGCGTTCATCCTTTTACGCCTTGGTTTGACGCCGGTAGTGTATCTGTTACGAGAACTGGCTGGACAAGCCAACCTGATTGCTCGGGGTGATTTGGACCGCCCTCTGCCCATCCGGGGTGAGGATGAAATTGCCCACTTGGGACATGCCTTTGAACAGATGCGTCAGAGCCTCAAAGCCCGGTTGGATGAACTGAACCGTTTACTGGTAGTTTCGCAGGGGGTTGCCCAAAACCTGGACATTCAGAAAGCAGTACAACCTGTCTTACATGCTGCTTTGCAGGATGGCGCCTGTTTGGCAAGAGTGGTTTTGATTCGAGATGTGATGCTGGAAGCCCCTGAGACGAACATCGTCTCTTTTGGAGAGGGTAAACTCTCGCTGGCATTTGCTTATCTGGATGTGCCTTTGTTTGAATTTGCCGAACAACATGATATGGCAAGTTTCCCCAACCCGGCGCGGATGCGACGTTTATCTCTGCCGTCTGGCAAAACCCTTCCGGGAGCATTGGCGGCGATTGCTATCCGGCATGAAGGACGGTACTTTGGTGTACTTTGGGTGGCTTATGAACAACCTCACGCCTTTGGGGATGGAGAAATTCGTTTCCTCTCTACACTGGCGGGGCAGATAGCGGTAGCCGCCGCCAGTGCTCGCCTGTATGCCATGGCAGAGATTGGACGTCAGCGATTGGAATCTGTTCTCGCTTCTTCTCCTGAACCTGTGCTGGTGATAGATGAGAAAGAACGCTTGTTGTTGCTCAACCAGGCTGCCTTGCAGGTGCCAGGGTTGTTGCTTATGGCAGAACCTAACAAGCCTGTTCACGAAGTGATTGCTCAACCCGATTTGGTTACCCTCTTGAAATCCCCGCTGGATCGCCGGGTGCTTTCTCGAGAAATCACCTTCCCGAATAATCGCGTGTATTATGCCAGCGTATCAGCCGTTATCGCTGAAGGCAAACCCGTAGGGCGGATTTGCACCTTGCGGGATATCACCCATTTCAAGGAATTAGACCAGATTAAGTCCGACTTTGTGGCAACGGTAAGCCACGATTTGCGCTCTCCGTTGACCCTGATGAAAGGGTATACCACCATGTTGCAAATGGTGGGGGAATTGAATGAACAGCAGAAAGCCTATGTTCAGAAAATCATCAGTGGGGTGGAAAACATGTCCCGGCTGGTGAATAACCTGCTGGATTTGGGGCGCATCGAAGCCGGGATCGGTTTGCAGATTGAAAAGGTGATGGTTTCCCAGGTTGTTGATGAAGTCCTTAACGCACTCCAATTACAGGCAACCCAAAAGCAAATTGAACTGGAGAAAGAATGGCAGTCTACTGCGCCAGTGATCGTAGAAGGTGATCGTGCCTTGCTTCAGCAAGCCCTCTATAATCTGGTAGAAAACGCCATTAAATACACTCCATCAGGCGGAAAAGTAAGCATTCGCCTGGAAGAGAGATCGGAAAGTCTGGTGTTGAAGGTGGTAGACACAGGAATTGGGATTGCTCCACTGGATTTGCCGCGCCTTTTCGAGAAATTCTATCGCAGTGGACGACGGGAATCCTACCAGCAACGGGGTTCCGGGCTTGGGCTGGCTATCGTTAAGTCGATTGTCGAGCGTCATCATGGACGGGTATGGGTAGAAAGCCAGTTGGGAAAGGGGAGTACCTTCTCTGTGGAACTTCCTTTGCGTCAACCCATCACTCAACCGGTTAGAGGGTAA
- a CDS encoding DNA topoisomerase (ATP-hydrolyzing) → MEVGLVKRVDIDQEMQQSYLDYAMSVIVARALPDARDGLKPVQRRILYAMHDMGLGPDAGYRKSARIVGEVLGKYHPHGDVAVYEAMARLAQDFTMRYPLVDGQGNFGSIDGDPPAAMRYTEARLTRFAVDLLAQIDRNTVDFADNFDGTLREPTVLPAAIPNLLVNGANGIAVGMATNIPPHNLCEVVDALAFMLDEWERLDEIGVPDLMRFIKGPDFPTGGILLQNVEDGGLLAAYGSGKGRILIRGKVHAEDLGRGRTRLIITELPYQTNKTSLIERIAELVREGVLESISDLRDESDRQGMRIVIELKQGAEVETTIRTLYHRTPLQSTFGIILLALVDGEPRLLTLKQALRVFLEHRIVVVRRRSEYDLARARHRAHILEGLRVALKNLDEVIQLIRNAPDAEQARTRLMKRFKLSEIQAQAILDMQLRRLASLERKKIEEEYREVTAQIKALESLLASAKKIRLAVKEELLKMKEQYGDRRRTQIVTLEGETAIHQFLTADEMAPADKVWVGVMADGRVGRTAGEGLPATPALHCLRASTRAVLILANAQGQASALSVGALPVVERWQDGMPLHKASALSEGDRVVLALALEPDDPKTDRYLLTVTRNALVKKSSLEELPGPSAQKFTLVKVNPEDELLTGVVTEGQDEVLLLTAGGMAIRFSESEVRPMGLVAAGVLGMKLTEGDQVSGLVLNPQEKDILFACSDGTTGRIAGADFPLQGRYGQGVLATRVSRGAEVVGALGVQHQKEVLLHLSSQDVLVVPVSEIHRIKRGNKGTRLKLATPGKEILALTWMPAIETPTKPEGSVPSQRKSVRGKKVTEPSEILSSQETKKKKEINSSTAKGKPSSKVTARKATATSPESGKKVERPSATKGKASTKAAAQKTAPTSEKQEETEKTKITPSRSRKKDQGQPSASESSTRKKTAQAEKEQPVSSGKTATQPAEKKGKASKLQQKPLPMMDEAPETRRRRKPSDE, encoded by the coding sequence ATGGAAGTTGGGCTGGTTAAGCGGGTGGATATCGATCAGGAAATGCAACAGTCCTATCTGGATTATGCCATGAGTGTCATTGTGGCGCGTGCATTGCCCGATGCTCGTGATGGGCTCAAGCCAGTCCAGCGGCGCATCCTTTATGCCATGCACGATATGGGGTTGGGACCCGATGCCGGTTACCGCAAATCGGCAAGAATTGTGGGAGAGGTGCTGGGAAAATACCATCCCCATGGCGATGTAGCGGTTTATGAAGCCATGGCGCGCCTGGCGCAGGATTTTACCATGCGTTATCCGTTGGTGGATGGACAGGGCAACTTTGGTTCGATTGACGGTGACCCACCTGCCGCCATGCGTTACACCGAAGCCCGCTTGACCCGCTTTGCAGTGGACTTGCTGGCGCAAATTGACCGCAACACGGTAGATTTTGCTGATAACTTCGATGGCACGTTGCGTGAACCGACAGTGTTACCCGCTGCGATTCCCAACCTGTTGGTGAACGGTGCGAATGGCATTGCCGTGGGAATGGCTACCAACATTCCCCCGCACAATCTCTGCGAAGTAGTGGATGCCTTGGCGTTCATGCTCGACGAATGGGAGCGCCTCGACGAAATCGGTGTCCCCGACCTGATGCGTTTCATCAAAGGTCCTGATTTCCCAACTGGCGGTATCCTACTCCAAAACGTTGAAGATGGCGGATTGCTGGCGGCGTATGGTTCGGGAAAGGGGCGTATCCTCATTCGGGGAAAGGTGCATGCCGAGGATTTAGGGCGTGGGCGCACCCGCTTGATTATTACCGAACTACCTTATCAAACCAATAAGACCAGCCTTATCGAACGTATTGCCGAACTGGTGCGCGAGGGTGTACTGGAGAGCATTTCGGATTTGAGGGATGAATCGGACCGCCAGGGCATGCGCATTGTCATCGAACTCAAACAGGGGGCAGAGGTGGAGACGACCATTCGCACCCTGTACCATCGCACTCCCCTGCAAAGCACTTTTGGGATCATCCTGCTGGCGCTGGTGGATGGTGAACCCCGTTTGCTGACCCTCAAGCAAGCCCTGCGGGTGTTTCTGGAACATCGCATTGTGGTGGTGCGGCGTCGCAGTGAGTACGATTTGGCGCGTGCGCGTCACCGTGCTCATATTCTGGAAGGCTTGCGAGTGGCTCTGAAAAATCTGGATGAAGTCATCCAGTTGATTCGCAACGCACCCGATGCTGAACAAGCCCGTACCCGTTTGATGAAGCGCTTCAAGTTGAGCGAGATTCAAGCCCAGGCAATCCTGGATATGCAGTTGCGCCGTCTGGCATCTCTGGAACGAAAGAAGATTGAAGAGGAATACCGCGAAGTTACCGCGCAAATCAAAGCCCTGGAGTCCTTGCTTGCTTCAGCAAAAAAGATTCGTTTGGCTGTTAAGGAAGAGTTGTTGAAGATGAAAGAGCAGTACGGGGACCGCCGCCGCACCCAGATTGTCACGCTGGAAGGGGAAACTGCCATCCATCAATTTCTTACGGCTGATGAAATGGCACCTGCCGACAAAGTCTGGGTGGGAGTTATGGCAGATGGCAGAGTGGGGCGTACGGCTGGAGAAGGTTTGCCTGCTACTCCTGCTTTGCACTGCCTGCGTGCTTCCACGCGTGCGGTATTGATACTGGCAAATGCCCAAGGGCAGGCTTCGGCACTCTCGGTAGGCGCTTTGCCGGTAGTGGAACGCTGGCAGGATGGCATGCCTCTTCACAAAGCCAGTGCTCTTTCCGAAGGAGATCGCGTGGTGCTGGCGCTGGCACTGGAACCGGATGACCCCAAAACTGACCGCTATCTTCTCACGGTCACCCGTAATGCGCTGGTGAAAAAGAGCAGTTTGGAAGAATTGCCCGGGCCCTCGGCGCAGAAGTTTACCCTGGTCAAAGTCAACCCGGAAGATGAATTGCTTACGGGTGTGGTGACCGAAGGGCAGGATGAAGTACTTTTACTGACCGCTGGTGGCATGGCAATCCGTTTTTCGGAAAGCGAGGTGCGCCCGATGGGGCTGGTTGCTGCCGGTGTTCTGGGTATGAAATTGACCGAAGGCGATCAGGTATCTGGCTTGGTGTTGAACCCGCAGGAAAAAGACATCCTCTTTGCCTGTTCGGATGGCACCACGGGGCGTATCGCCGGTGCGGATTTCCCCCTTCAGGGTCGCTATGGGCAGGGAGTGCTGGCGACTCGAGTTTCTCGCGGCGCTGAGGTGGTAGGGGCGTTGGGGGTACAACATCAAAAAGAGGTTTTGCTCCACCTTTCCTCTCAGGATGTGCTGGTTGTTCCTGTTTCCGAAATTCACCGCATCAAGCGCGGAAATAAAGGCACACGTTTGAAACTGGCTACTCCTGGCAAAGAAATTCTTGCCCTGACCTGGATGCCTGCCATAGAAACCCCCACAAAGCCGGAAGGTTCAGTTCCTTCTCAAAGAAAATCAGTTCGCGGAAAGAAAGTAACAGAGCCTTCAGAAATTTTGTCTTCTCAAGAGACAAAGAAGAAGAAAGAGATAAATTCTTCTACTGCAAAGGGAAAGCCAAGTTCAAAAGTAACCGCGCGGAAAGCCACTGCAACTTCTCCGGAGTCGGGGAAGAAGGTGGAGAGACCCTCCGCTACAAAGGGAAAGGCAAGCACAAAAGCCGCCGCGCAGAAAACCGCCCCTACTTCTGAGAAACAAGAAGAAACGGAGAAGACAAAAATAACCCCAAGCCGTTCAAGGAAAAAAGACCAGGGACAGCCCTCTGCTTCCGAATCAAGTACGAGGAAAAAGACGGCTCAGGCTGAAAAAGAACAACCCGTCTCCTCCGGAAAAACTGCCACCCAGCCTGCTGAAAAGAAAGGTAAAGCCTCCAAACTACAGCAAAAACCTCTCCCTATGATGGATGAAGCGCCTGAGACTCGACGGCGACGGAAACCGTCGGATGAGTAA